A part of Streptomyces sp. NBC_01235 genomic DNA contains:
- a CDS encoding 2-phosphosulfolactate phosphatase gives MDPRFVGIAELVEAPSVAVVVDVMRAFTVAAWAFAQGAEKIVLAESLDDALALKARHPDRVALKDGPPAPGFDMVNSPGLLRSVDLGGRTVVQKTTAGTVGALAVKEASLVLCAGFVVAEATARLLRTRKSDSVTFVVTGDDGQAEEDLACAQYIARKVTEAGTDAAGFLRRAAESRAAAELAEGVRQGVHPDDVALCLELDRFPFAMVAALEDSLMVLRPCAVPSPAGDASI, from the coding sequence ATGGACCCTCGTTTCGTTGGCATCGCTGAGCTGGTCGAGGCCCCGTCCGTGGCGGTCGTGGTCGACGTCATGCGTGCTTTCACCGTGGCTGCCTGGGCTTTTGCCCAGGGGGCGGAAAAGATTGTTCTTGCCGAGTCGCTGGACGACGCTCTGGCGCTCAAGGCTCGCCACCCGGATCGGGTGGCGCTCAAAGACGGGCCGCCCGCGCCTGGTTTCGACATGGTCAACTCGCCGGGCCTGCTGCGCTCTGTTGACCTTGGTGGACGGACCGTTGTGCAGAAGACCACAGCAGGGACGGTCGGCGCCCTTGCGGTCAAGGAGGCGTCGCTGGTGCTGTGCGCCGGCTTCGTGGTGGCGGAGGCAACGGCTCGGCTCTTGCGGACACGCAAGAGTGACAGTGTCACGTTCGTGGTCACTGGCGACGACGGACAGGCCGAGGAAGATCTGGCTTGCGCTCAGTACATCGCCCGGAAAGTCACCGAGGCTGGGACGGATGCTGCTGGGTTCCTTCGCCGCGCCGCCGAGTCGCGCGCCGCCGCCGAGCTGGCGGAGGGAGTGCGTCAAGGAGTTCATCCTGATGACGTTGCACTCTGTCTTGAACTCGACCGGTTTCCCTTTGCCATGGTGGCGGCCTTGGAAGACTCGCTCATGGTCCTGCGTCCGTGCGCCGTGCCTTCGCCGGCCGGCGACGCCTCGATCTGA
- a CDS encoding TetR/AcrR family transcriptional regulator, with translation MNAVKGSDGQNGKRPDKRAERSRRTREKIISAARDLFVAQGYGATSLQEVADRAGVAVQTVYFVFRNKRALFKDVVDTSIAGDAEPVATMDRDWFHAACAEPTAAGQLRAHVRGVRDILGRVAPIMPLIAAAAATDPEIAAQWPAGPDPRYTVQYAAAKALTSKPDARPDVDTARAADLLYGLLSPELYLIFVRDRGWSPEAWQEWACAALTAHLCTDHE, from the coding sequence ATGAATGCGGTCAAGGGATCCGACGGACAGAACGGCAAACGCCCCGACAAGCGGGCCGAGCGCTCGCGACGCACCCGCGAGAAGATCATCTCCGCGGCGCGGGACCTGTTCGTCGCGCAGGGGTACGGCGCGACAAGCCTTCAGGAGGTTGCGGATCGCGCGGGCGTGGCTGTTCAGACCGTGTACTTCGTGTTCCGCAACAAGCGCGCGCTGTTCAAGGACGTCGTCGACACGTCCATCGCGGGCGACGCCGAACCGGTCGCCACGATGGACCGCGACTGGTTCCACGCCGCGTGCGCCGAGCCCACGGCGGCCGGGCAACTGCGCGCGCATGTGCGGGGCGTACGCGACATCCTCGGCCGTGTCGCCCCGATCATGCCGCTGATCGCGGCTGCGGCGGCCACGGACCCGGAGATCGCCGCGCAGTGGCCCGCCGGCCCCGACCCGCGCTACACCGTCCAGTACGCCGCAGCGAAAGCGCTGACTTCCAAGCCCGACGCCCGTCCCGACGTCGATACCGCCCGCGCCGCCGACCTGCTGTACGGGCTGCTCAGCCCGGAGCTGTACCTGATCTTCGTCCGCGACCGGGGCTGGTCCCCCGAGGCCTGGCAGGAGTGGGCCTGCGCGGCCCTCACTGCCCACCTCTGCACTGATCACGAGTAG
- a CDS encoding class I SAM-dependent methyltransferase produces the protein MSETRTAAELDQEAAVRRALEDFYRDGKPPWDSGITPPELVALVEGPGALMPGQALELGCGTGTNAVYLARHGWRVAAVDLVDRAVRQAREKAAAAGADVTVLCGDATRLDEVGVPGPYDLFFDLSCYCGIPPHRRDAYAAGLTKRAAPGARLLMFGYGPGAFDDSWSGVTADELSARFAGWQLADVTPGTNPVPTFWFTLRRAAATA, from the coding sequence ATGAGTGAGACTCGGACGGCTGCGGAGCTCGACCAGGAAGCGGCTGTGCGCCGCGCGTTGGAGGACTTCTACCGGGACGGCAAGCCGCCGTGGGACAGCGGCATCACGCCGCCCGAGCTCGTGGCTCTGGTGGAGGGGCCCGGCGCGCTGATGCCGGGCCAGGCCCTCGAACTCGGCTGCGGCACCGGGACCAACGCGGTGTACCTGGCTCGGCACGGCTGGCGGGTGGCGGCCGTCGACCTGGTCGACCGCGCGGTCCGCCAGGCGAGGGAGAAGGCCGCCGCGGCCGGAGCGGACGTCACGGTGCTGTGCGGGGACGCCACCCGACTCGACGAGGTGGGCGTGCCCGGCCCGTACGACCTGTTCTTCGACCTGAGTTGCTACTGCGGGATTCCACCGCACCGCCGCGACGCCTACGCGGCCGGCCTCACGAAGCGTGCCGCCCCCGGCGCACGACTGCTGATGTTCGGGTACGGGCCCGGGGCGTTCGACGACTCGTGGTCCGGCGTCACCGCCGACGAACTCAGCGCCAGGTTCGCCGGGTGGCAGCTGGCCGACGTGACGCCCGGCACCAACCCGGTCCCGACGTTCTGGTTCACGCTGCGTCGCGCCGCCGCCACGGCGTGA
- a CDS encoding alpha/beta fold hydrolase — MPTFLTPDGLRLAYHESGDGRPLICLPGGPMQSAAYLGDLGGLAAHRALIGLDLRGTGESAAPQDTASYRCDRQVGDVEALREHLGLDRIDLLAHSGAANLAILYAARHPDRVSRLLLITPSVYAVGLGITAEDRLATARLRHGEPWFAPAYAALEAVTAGRGTADSWQAVAPFFHGRWDEEARAFDAAGEKQKNHEAAAVYTAEGAFAPTATRQILAAFPSPVLLLAGEADVSGPPCVMREFAELFPKTELVVQPGAGHFPWRDDPERFVTTVKGFMDGGLPA, encoded by the coding sequence ATGCCGACCTTCCTCACCCCCGACGGACTCCGCCTGGCCTACCACGAGTCGGGGGACGGCCGGCCCCTGATCTGCCTGCCCGGCGGCCCCATGCAGTCCGCCGCCTACCTGGGCGACCTCGGCGGACTCGCCGCCCACCGCGCTCTGATCGGCCTGGACCTCAGGGGCACCGGCGAGTCGGCAGCCCCGCAGGACACCGCGTCGTACCGCTGCGACCGCCAGGTCGGCGACGTCGAGGCCCTGCGCGAGCACCTCGGGCTCGACCGGATCGACCTGCTCGCGCACTCCGGCGCGGCCAACCTGGCGATTCTGTACGCCGCCCGGCACCCGGACCGCGTCAGCCGCCTCCTGCTGATCACGCCGAGCGTGTACGCGGTCGGCCTCGGGATCACCGCCGAGGATCGTCTCGCGACCGCCCGCCTGCGCCACGGCGAGCCCTGGTTCGCCCCCGCCTACGCGGCGCTGGAGGCGGTCACCGCCGGCCGGGGCACCGCCGACTCCTGGCAGGCCGTCGCCCCCTTCTTCCATGGACGTTGGGACGAGGAGGCCCGGGCCTTCGACGCCGCGGGCGAGAAGCAAAAGAACCACGAGGCGGCGGCCGTGTACACCGCCGAGGGAGCCTTCGCTCCGACCGCCACCCGCCAGATCCTGGCCGCCTTCCCGTCCCCGGTTCTGCTCCTCGCCGGAGAGGCGGACGTGTCGGGTCCGCCGTGCGTGATGCGGGAGTTCGCGGAACTGTTCCCGAAGACCGAGCTCGTCGTCCAGCCGGGGGCGGGCCACTTTCCGTGGCGGGACGACCCCGAGCGGTTCGTGACGACGGTGAAGGGGTTCATGGACGGTGGGTTGCCCGCCTGA
- a CDS encoding DUF397 domain-containing protein encodes MNANATEPAWFKSSYSGSQGDSCVEVAVSELAICVRDSKDVTRPHFVVGREVWSRFVGFAAEV; translated from the coding sequence ATGAACGCGAACGCGACCGAACCGGCCTGGTTCAAGTCCAGCTACAGCGGCAGTCAGGGCGACAGCTGCGTTGAGGTCGCCGTCAGCGAACTGGCCATCTGCGTACGGGATTCCAAGGATGTGACGCGTCCTCACTTCGTGGTCGGGCGTGAGGTCTGGTCTCGGTTCGTGGGGTTTGCGGCGGAGGTCT